The proteins below come from a single Xiphophorus couchianus chromosome 20, X_couchianus-1.0, whole genome shotgun sequence genomic window:
- the LOC114135334 gene encoding tripartite motif-containing protein 35-like encodes MSSRPEDDLSCSICQDIFKDPVVLTCSHSFCRACLQTWWRGKITQECPYCKRKSSRSDPPRNLSLRNLCEAFMAATAASAHLCTLHSEKLKIFCLDHQEPVCVICRDSRIHSGHRFRPVDEAAQEHREELQKILKPLQDKLAALQDARAEGDQTLKFIRLQSQQTEKQIREQFQKLHQFLQQEERAKVTALQEEEARKSGVMKEKVAALSREIAALSATITAAQAELKAADVSFLKNYQETVRRVLQRPLQDDPQPVPGALIDVVQHLGNLAFNIWNSMKRVVFYNPVVLDPNTADPELVLSSDLSSVRSGERKQLPRNPERTRFSCSVLGSRGLASGTHGWSVDVGGNRDWELGVLGDAVQPGGAPAAQLWRISFCHGKLTAFSGSEPETELPLKAPVRNIGVHLDVDRGRLSFCDRSTNTNIHTFTHSFSATLFPYIYTEDPVPVRLLPASVSVSVNKNA; translated from the coding sequence ATGTCCTCCAGGCCTGAGGATGATCTGTCCTGCTCCATCTGCCAGGACATCTTTAAGGACCCGGTGGTTCTGACCTGCAGCCACAGCTTCTGCAGAGCCTGCCTGCAGACCTGGTGGAGGGGGAAGATAACGCAGGAGTGTCCCTACTGCAAGAGGAAGTCGTCCCGCAGCGACCCGCCTCGCAACCTGTCCTTAAGAAACCTGTGTGAGGCCTTCATGGCCGCCACTGCCGCGTCGGCGCATCTCTGCACTCTGCACTCTGAGAAGCTCAAGATCTTCTGCCTGGACCACCAGGAGCCGGTGTGCGTCATCTGCCGAGACTCCAGGATCCACAGCGGGCACCGGTTCCGGCCCGTGGATGAGGCAGCGCAGGAGCACcgggaggagctgcagaagatCCTGAAGCCTCTGCAGGACAAGCTGGCCGCCCTGCAGGACGCCAGAGCGGAGGGCGACCAAACCCTGAAGTTCATCAGGCTGCAGAGCCAGCAGACCGAGAAGCAGATCAGGGAGCAGTTTCAGAAGCTGCACCAGTTCCTGCAGCAGGAAGAGAGGGCAAAGGTCACCgctctgcaggaggaagaggcgAGGAAGAGTGGGGTGATGAAGGAGAAGGTGGCGGCTCTGAGCAGAGAGATCGCGGCTCTGTCAGCCACCATCACAGCTGCGCAGGCGGAGCTGAAAGCCGCAGACGTCTCCTTCCTGAAGAACTACCAGGAAACGGTGAGGAGGGTCCTGCAGCGCCCCCTTCAGGACGACCCGCAGCCCGTCCCCGGAGCGCTGATAGACGTGGTCCAACACCTGGGCAACCTGGCCTTCAACATCTGGAACAGCATGAAGCGGGTCGTGTTCTACAACCCCGTGGTTCTGGACCCGAACACGGCGGACCCGGAACTCGTCCTGTCCAGCGACCTGAGCAGCGTCCGGTCCGGAGAACGGAAGCAGCTGCCCAGGAACCCGGAGAGGACCCGCTTCTCCTGCTCCGTCCTCGGCTCGCGGGGCCTCGCCTCAGGGACGCACGGCTGGAGCGTGGACGTCGGGGGGAACCGGGACTGGGAGCTGGGCGTACTGGGGGACGCCGTCCAGCCGGGCGGAGCCCCGGCGGCGCAGCTGTGGAGGATCTCCTTCTGCCACGGGAAGCTCACCGCGTTctccggatcagaaccagagacGGAGCTGCCGCTGAAGGCGCCGGTGAGGAACATCGGCGTCCATCTGGATGTGGACAGGGGGAGGCTGTCCTTCTGCGACCGCAGCACCAACACCAACAtacacaccttcacacacaGCTTCAGCGCCACGCTGTTCCCCTACATTTACACCGAGGACCCGGTGCCGGTCCGGCTCCTCCCGGCCAGCGTCTCGGTGAGCGTCAACAAAAACGCCTGA